The genomic segment CCGAAGCAGCCGAGAGGATCCGCTCCAACTCGCCGCTCGCGGTGGCGATCACTGCGGAATTGCTGCGCCGAGCACGCACCATGAGCCTAGAGGATGTTCTCGATCTAGAGTTGTGCGTATCGTTGCATATGCAACGCTGCGGCGAGTTTATCGAGGGGGTGCGCGCCCTGTTGGTGGATAAGGATCATGCACCTTCGTGGCGGCATGCCGCCGTGGAAAACGTGCACCCCGCCGAGATCGAGGCCGCCTGTACACTGATTACTGACCCAACAATCACCTATCCCTCGAGACGAGAAGGAGAGCCATGACCAGCAATATTGTGTGTGAAACCCGCGGCCGAGTGGGGATTATTACCCTCAACCGGCCCAAGGCACTCAACGCCCTCAACGACGCCACCATGCGTGAGGTGGTCACCGCCGCCCGCGAGTTCGATGCCGACGATGCCATCGGATGCATTGTGATTACCGGCTCGGAAAAAGCCTTCGCTGCAGGGGCGGACATCAAGGAGATGGCCGAGCAGTCCGCCACCGATATGTACCGCAGCAATTGGTTCGCCGAATGGGACGGCCTGAGTGCCGTGCGCACTCCTGTGGTCGCGGCAGTGAGCGGCTATGCCCTCGGCGGCGGCTGCGAGCTGGCCATGATGTGCGACATCATTATCGCCGCCGAGTCGGCGAGATTCGGGCAACCGGAAATCAACCTCGGGGTGCTGCCGGGTATGGGCGGCTCGCAGCGACTTACCCGTGCGGTCGGTAAATCCAAGGCCATGGATATGTGCCTGACAGGGCGGATGATGGATGCCGCAGAGGCCGAGCGTTCGGGGCTGGTCTCTCGTGTTGTGCCCACCGAGTCCCTGCTAGAGGAAGCACTGGGAGTGGCCGAAGAGATCGCGTCTAAGTCTCTGGTGGCATCCACCATGGTGAAGGAGACGGTCAATGCCGCCTTCGAAACAACCCTGCAGCAGGGCGTGCAGTTTGAACGCCGCGTGTTCCACTCGGTGTTTGCCTCGCAGGATCAAAAAGAGGGCATGGATGCCTTCGTCAACAAGCGCGACGCCGAGTTCACCCACCGCTAGGATTCGCTGCAGCGCATACGGCACCGCCCACCGATGCACGTGCACATGCGTGTCGGTGGGCGGTAGCGTGTCTGCGGGCGGGGCTTAGCCCTTGAGCGAGGGGAAGTCGCTATCGGCCCATTCGGAGCCCACCTTGCTGGCCCCGGCATCGGCCTTGTGAATCTCCATCTCTCGTTTGCGTAGATCCACTCGGCGGATCTTGCCGGAGACGGTCTTGGGCAGGTCATGGAACTCCAGCCGTCGGATGCGCTTGTACGGCGCGAGTGTTGTGCGGCAGTGGCGCAGGATGCTCTCTGCGGTCTCGGCGGTGGGCTCATAGCCAGCTGCGAGAATCACGTAGGCCTTCGGCACGGCGAGTCGAATCGGATCCGGCGAGGGCACCACGGCCACCTCGGCGACGGCCGGGTGCTCGATTACCGCGGACTCCAGCTCGAAGGGGGAGAGGCGATAGTCCGAGGCCTTGAACACGTCGTCGGCGCGGCCGATATAGGTGATATAGCCGTTCTCGTCCCGTTCGGCGATGTCTCCCGTGTGGTAGTACCCATCGCGGAAGGTCTCGGCGTTCTTCTCCGGATCGCCATAGTAGCCCGGGGTCAGGCCTACCGGGCGCGGATCGAGAGAGATACAGATTTCGCCGTGATCACCGAGTTCATCGGTGGCAGGATCTTTGAGCACAATGTCGAAGCCAGGCATGGGGCGCCCCATCGATCCGGCCTTCACCGGGTTACCGGGGGAATTGGCGATTTGTAGTGAGGATTCGGTTTGGCCGAAGCCGTCACGGATGGTGACATTCCATTTCTTTTCCACGTGGCTGATCAGCTCGGGGTTGAGCGGCTCACCGGCGGCCACCACCTTGGTCGGTGGGGTGGCGAGCAGATCCAGATCGGCTTGGGCCAGCATGCGCCACACGGTGGGAGGGGCACAGAAACTGGTGACCTTCTCCTTGTCCATCACGCGCATCAGCGCGGCAGCGTCGAAGCGCGCATAGTTGTAGAGGAAAATGGTGGCGCCGGCGATGAAGGGGCCGAAGAAGTTGGACCACGCGTGCTTGGCCCAGCCGGGTGCCGCCACGTTGAGGTGCACATCGCCGGGTTCAAGCCCAATCCAATACATGGTGCTCAAATGGCCCACCGGGTAGGAGGTGTGGGTGTGCTCCACCAGTTTGGCCTTGGAGGTGGTGCCGGAGGTGAAGTACA from the Corynebacterium ciconiae DSM 44920 genome contains:
- a CDS encoding enoyl-CoA hydratase translates to MTSNIVCETRGRVGIITLNRPKALNALNDATMREVVTAAREFDADDAIGCIVITGSEKAFAAGADIKEMAEQSATDMYRSNWFAEWDGLSAVRTPVVAAVSGYALGGGCELAMMCDIIIAAESARFGQPEINLGVLPGMGGSQRLTRAVGKSKAMDMCLTGRMMDAAEAERSGLVSRVVPTESLLEEALGVAEEIASKSLVASTMVKETVNAAFETTLQQGVQFERRVFHSVFASQDQKEGMDAFVNKRDAEFTHR
- a CDS encoding AMP-binding protein codes for the protein MAQASTPNENTRAFLAARDLLVERQQDYTAARADFHWPRFEHFNFATDWFDYLATHPDSAEREALVITEVDGPDTRRTYAELAARSTQLAAWFDSIGMRRGDRVMLMLNNQVELWETMLACIRGGFVLNPATAMLGAADLQDRTDRAEISWVVANPEDAEKFGEVSGDFTVIQTGPGGTDLPPAQGTHPTLQYSESHTAPTEFSLSEPTGADDTLLLYFTSGTTSKAKLVEHTHTSYPVGHLSTMYWIGLEPGDVHLNVAAPGWAKHAWSNFFGPFIAGATIFLYNYARFDAAALMRVMDKEKVTSFCAPPTVWRMLAQADLDLLATPPTKVVAAGEPLNPELISHVEKKWNVTIRDGFGQTESSLQIANSPGNPVKAGSMGRPMPGFDIVLKDPATDELGDHGEICISLDPRPVGLTPGYYGDPEKNAETFRDGYYHTGDIAERDENGYITYIGRADDVFKASDYRLSPFELESAVIEHPAVAEVAVVPSPDPIRLAVPKAYVILAAGYEPTAETAESILRHCRTTLAPYKRIRRLEFHDLPKTVSGKIRRVDLRKREMEIHKADAGASKVGSEWADSDFPSLKG